CCGTCCCGGGGCGGAAAAGGGACCGCCAGAGTTCGTAGGGAGAAACTCTGTCAGCTCTGGATTCGAGAGCTGCCCGGTACTCCGCAGCGCCTGCTTTGGCTTCGGCCCGGGCACCGTACCGGAGGACAAGATCCTCAAACCGTTTTTCCACCGTTTCCGCCGACGCGTTTCCCGCAAAGAGCAGGAAAACAGCGGTCATCGCAATCCACGAAAAGAAACGAATTCTCCTTTTCTTTTTCTTTTCCATCACTGCCGCCTCCTCCATATTCATCAGGTATGATCAGTCATTATACCCTCTTTCAGGAATGAATCCCATAGAGTGGGCTCCGTTTTCGTGCAGAAGAATGTATTTTCATGTAGAATTTCATTACCTCTCCACGGAAGGGGGAACCACGATGGAAGAAAATCGTTCCCGGCAGTCCGACACAGTGCTTTCAAGCATTCTGGCCGTTCAGCCCCTGCTCGATTCCCTGGGCCGGGAGTTATCCCTTCTGGACAGGAACATGCGATACCTCTGGGTTTCTTCCTCCATGGCCGAACGAGTGGGAATCCCGAGAGAGGACATTCCCGGCAGGACCTGCTATTCCCTCCACCACTCCTCAGCCGCCCCGTGCGGCGGCTGTCCCGTGTATGAAGCCCTCGTCACCGGGGAATCCAGGGAAAGGGTCATCATCTCCAACGGAACAGTTTTCCTCTCCAGCGGAATCCCGGTAAAAGACGAATCCGGCACGGTATGCGCTGTCTTCGAGTGTGAGCGGGACATCACCCTGGAAAAAGAAAAGGAGAAGAATTTCCTTGAGCTGAAAAACCGGTACATCGAACTGGTGGAAAACGCCCCCATCGGCATGTTCCGGGTCACTTTCGACGGAAAATACCTCTCGGCAAACATCCACCACGCCCGGATTCTCGGCTACTCTTCCCCTTCCGTTCTCATGGAAGAAGTCAACAGAACCTCGGCGAAGATCCACTACGCCCGGCCGGAAGCCAGGAAAGCGGTGGTGGACCATCTTCTTGCCAACCCGAACCGGTGGCTGGAGCGGGAGACGGTTTTCCTCCGGAGGGACCGCTCACCCATCCATGTGCACCTCTACCACCGGAGCGTCTTTTCTCCCGACGGTGACCCTCTTTACATCGACGGCTTCCTGGAGGACATCACGGAACGGAAGACACTGGAGAAAAAAATCCGGTCCGAGCTGGAGCTGCGGCAGCAGATCTTCGACGCCGTTCCGGTCCATCTTTATCTGAAGGACAGAGAGGGAAAGTATACCTTCGTGAACAGGGCTTTCACGGAGTTCCGGAACCTGAGGCACGAAGACGTCATCGGCAGGACGACCTTCGGCGTCCTGGAGGACCCTACCGCATCCGCTGCCCGGGCGGAGGACGAGGAAGTGCTCCGGACGGGCAGGCCCCTCCGTGACCATGAACGGCGGGTCAGGGGGAGCGCGGGGGAATTCTGGTACAGGATTACCAAGAGCCCCATCTTCGATGATAAAGGAAACATAGAGGGCATCGTGGGGTGCGGATTCGATATCACCACCCTCAAAGAGATTTCCCAGTCCCTCGCCGGGAGCGAGAAACGGTTCCGGTCCCTGGCCGAAGATATGCCGATTCTCATTTCCACCGGCCTTCCCGATGGAACAATCCTCTACGCCAACGCCGCATACTGCCGGTGGTTCGGCAGGGAGCAGCAAGATATCCCAGGTTCTTCCTTCCTGGATTTCCTTCATACCGACGACAGGGCGGCTGTGGAGAAAACCCTTTCTTCCCTTACTCCGGAGCAATCGTCTTTTTCCATGGAGCTTCGGGTGTTCGCCCCCGACGGCTCCCTGCGGTGGCAGCGGTGGATCAACAGGGCTTTCTTCGACCCCTCGGGAAAGCTCCAGTTCATCCAGACCGTGGGGGAGGACATCACTGAGAGAAAAAACGCCGAAGAGGAAATCAGGGCCGCCAGGGACGAGGCGGAAAGGGCGAGCGCCGCCAAATCGGAGTTCGTGGCCAGCATAAGCCACGAGATCCGGACACCCATGAACGGCGTTCTGGGCATGTCGGAACTCCTCCTGGAAACGCCTCTCAACTCATCCCAGCGCAGCCTCGCAGGGATGATCCACGAGAGCGCCCAGCAGCTCCTCGTCGTCCTCAACGACCTTCTGGACTTCTCCAAGATCGAGTCGGGAACGTTCGGCCTCTCCATTCTTCCTTTCTCCATCCGCAGGACCCTGGAAGACACGGTCGTTCCCTTTCTGTCCCAGGCCGCGGATAAGGGATTGTCCCTCTCCATGGAAGCGGACCCTGCCCTTCCTGCTGTCCTGCTGGGAGATCCCATACGGATCCGTCAGATACTCACGAATCTCCTGAGCAATGCCCTGAAATTCACGG
The DNA window shown above is from Aminivibrio sp. and carries:
- a CDS encoding PAS domain S-box protein yields the protein MEENRSRQSDTVLSSILAVQPLLDSLGRELSLLDRNMRYLWVSSSMAERVGIPREDIPGRTCYSLHHSSAAPCGGCPVYEALVTGESRERVIISNGTVFLSSGIPVKDESGTVCAVFECERDITLEKEKEKNFLELKNRYIELVENAPIGMFRVTFDGKYLSANIHHARILGYSSPSVLMEEVNRTSAKIHYARPEARKAVVDHLLANPNRWLERETVFLRRDRSPIHVHLYHRSVFSPDGDPLYIDGFLEDITERKTLEKKIRSELELRQQIFDAVPVHLYLKDREGKYTFVNRAFTEFRNLRHEDVIGRTTFGVLEDPTASAARAEDEEVLRTGRPLRDHERRVRGSAGEFWYRITKSPIFDDKGNIEGIVGCGFDITTLKEISQSLAGSEKRFRSLAEDMPILISTGLPDGTILYANAAYCRWFGREQQDIPGSSFLDFLHTDDRAAVEKTLSSLTPEQSSFSMELRVFAPDGSLRWQRWINRAFFDPSGKLQFIQTVGEDITERKNAEEEIRAARDEAERASAAKSEFVASISHEIRTPMNGVLGMSELLLETPLNSSQRSLAGMIHESAQQLLVVLNDLLDFSKIESGTFGLSILPFSIRRTLEDTVVPFLSQAADKGLSLSMEADPALPAVLLGDPIRIRQILTNLLSNALKFTEKGSVTLSVRLLGMEDGEAKIAFSVVDTGIGIPEEFMGEIFTPFRQGETFRNRKYGGTGLGLSISRKLVEMMGSGLSVESTPGRGSAFSFVLSLKAGNSAGENDTPGERASVPALGNEGGERKPSVLVVDDNRVNRELVRLLLEKGGYLPETASDGREAVERLSRKRFDLVLMDIQMPEMDGYESTAFIRDPGSPVLDHQVPIVALTAHAVKGFADECLKKGMNDYLPKPFSSNELLGLLYKWISSAGTPAGDYGVPPFAGRDQKKGEDPVFDADSFFARLLGDRDEGKMLLELFLEAVPEDLEALADAIEREDLRACAKIAHTIKGTASNGCAPELSRAAKSIQSEAENGRSGELPELFSRLLFHFSLVAEAMKKELNS